The genomic window GTCCAATGAACCAAATGAATTGTACTCAATGACCTCTTTATAAGGACCGAACCTAAACTCTAGATTAGGAGGAAAATAATGAGaggaaacaaataattaagCCATAAGAGCAAAGTTGGAAAATTGGTGATGAAGAGTGTAATAAATTATACCATGCTTTCAATACTTTACATAAATGGGACTTCCAAAATCTAAAAaagttttgtgaaaaaatagaGTTGCTacctagattttaaaaaaataaagaaacctaAAATATGCTATAATTCTAGAGATTTAAGTGAGAGGTTGATTAtgcttaagaaaaaatagacatTACCCTTACCATATCCTTTTAAAGCAAAATGTTACCTTAGCAAtgtattttctcttaaatttattctaagcatgccattaattatttaaattatttccaaGCTTATTCGTGAGTCATTTGTTATTGGTGGGTGTTCGTCGAGTTAACATTGAACCCTGAATTAGAAGTTtcacaacttgatttttttaaaaatttcttttttgttaaaatatcgTGCTAGGCCTACACCAATACCTTAAACTAGGAGACTCATCGACTTAATCATTAAATCCAAGTTTAAACAAAGAAAGTTGTTAACTTAACAAAGACTTGTcgacatattttttaatatgttttaaagttaaaaacatCGTGCTAGGATTATGTTGGTCTCTAAAAAATAGGAGACATGTTTTCATAACTGTTTAAATCTAAGCTTTGATCAAAACATAATGCAAACTAGACAAAACTTGTAGATgtagtttttatatttgtttgaaaaataaatatttacatgcATATTCATACATAAGGCAACAACAAAGTTTTATGAAGTTTTAATAGCATTATTTGGAagcctttaaaaataaaataaaataaaataaatgtaagaGTGAAAAGTTTCTTATTTTCGAAAatgaatttaatgattttttaaaatgaattttttcacACATATACATAcgtaaaaagatgaaattacaATTTTACCAAATGAAATTAACTCTATTGTGAAGtcgatataaataaaataaaatcaaaataaaaaatgcatgagTGAAAAGTTGTCGATtctcaaaaataaatgttatacATACATGTATATGTAAAAAGGCGACAacacaattttacaaaataaaactaacaCTATTGTAAAGATGGTAAAAACAATTTACTCCAACCTTCATGCAAAAGCCAAgcgtgaaaataaaaaaaatcaaaaaaagggaaaagagcTAGAGTTTTACCTGGGTTTGGCTCCAAATACAGGAAGGGATAATATGGTGGCTACTAGTGGCAGAGATGGTGGTTAGGCCAcaaattagtttgattttggtcggttttctttttttctttgggtttgctctctctcttcagatctttttcttcttctttcctttatgTTGTTTCCTATCTCAAAATACCTTCATTTCCGGCTAAAAAactatcattttcttctttctctctctaacttggtattctctctctctagtttggatcgtttgctttttttctttgtttctctatTTATAGACAAGGGTGAAGgttttgaaactcttttttgTGGCATGATCATGACCATTGGTCCCTTTGGGCTAATCTCCACCCTTCACCATGGTTTTATACTTTGCTCGAGATAATCGAGTTGCCCTTTTTCACACTAGATTTTGTAGTGTTTCATAGGGCCAGAGTTATAGAAATAACCAACTTGAAAGACtcttcttcatttccatttTATAGAGAATTTTAGGAACGAAAATTGATGGAATTCCCGTCACTAACAACTTTGATTAtcctttataaaattaaaattaaaactaatattttttttggttttaaagagATGAAAAATTATCTAGGTTATAAAGagttggttttgaaaaaaaaataaagaagttaaTCAGATTTAttatatggaataaaaaatgggttgaagaaaataattctCCAAGTACTAGGCCAAATTCAaagttaaattgacaaaaaataatcttttatagTCTAGAAAATTATTGTATAGTAAATCCAAACCCAGGCCCATACCTAAAGCCCGAGCCGAGTCGAATCGCACGCTTGTTGATTTAAACCAAAAACCCACTATTTTTAGGATCTCTTTAACTCTAAAAGCTTAGGTGCCTTATATGCACAATTTTAACTTCTCAACTTTTCATTGtataaataccaaaaacaaattgtgtttttgattattttacgtgggataaagtttttttatagagttttgAGTTTTATCAAATCATgtcaattaaaagtttttttaagatcaattccttattaatttataatttatttaaattatattaatattttatattaaaaagtttatgttaaagattaaattataaagtttaaccCTAAAAATGATTGGATGttacttttaatttgatatcaaatttgttcattaaataaataattttaaataaaattctaacaaACGGATGAAGTTGGCGCCTTTTTTGCATTGGAAACTCCAAATCTGCTGATCCCATTGCAaccattttcaaattttcaattataagtGAAATAATCGATATTTCAGGGAATTAATGGCGGAAAAAGCgattataacaacaacaaaaaaaaagaagaagaaataaatgtaAAATCTACAATCATCATTACGAACAAATAATCTCAtgcaaattaataattaaacctattttttttaacaattaagaTAATCTATGTCAACTTTATAATGTGAATCAAATCCGTTTAGTAAGATCTTTGAACTATAACTTTTAACTTTAAATCATAgaataaaagttattttcataaataatttaagaaaaaaatgagttaaaataaatttagttagaaatatatttgataaaaataatttaaatcaattgtTTTAGAAAGAATACAGTATTAGATTCCGTTTCGTATGATTTtgcaaatagatttttttaaaaaaaaacttttaacttTTACATTCTACTCATACtaaatgtctttttatttttttttataaaagttgatttgagttatttttaccTAATATATTTCTAACTTAAAACTATTttgtcataaattatttataaaaaaaaggttttaaaccatgattcaaagtaaaaaattacttctcataaattacatcaaactgactttaaataataatttaaaagttaaaaatctaaaatcttttattaagTTAGAATAtttgaatcaattttataataaacttatagttaaattaaaacttatttctaaaacatatttataattgttttatagtaaaaatagtcaaaatttcaaaaacaagttaaatcaatttgtaaaagttatattaaatataattttaaatatttttcttattaggtATTAGGCAGATCATTCAAATCCAAACCTATAAGAACATTTTGCTCCTTTGCTTTCATAACATTAGAAATCAAATTCACTTGCCACCACTTGGTGAGTCGGTCTAGTTCTATAGTGGGCATTGAGGTTGTTGAGTCAGGCTTTCTAATACCTCAAAAAATTTCTCCAGTTGGAGAATTAATGGGATACGagatttatagttattttttaaaatattatattatattttttaaaattatttttgataccgtttattaaaataatttaaaaatataattttttaaaaaattttacccAACCATTTGAAACGCAATACCAAATGAAAGCCAAGGGaatgcttattttttaattttaaaagtagctttcaaataatttaaattttatttttagtttttttgttttaaattaatattattttaatattttcaaattattttaatattttcaaattattttaatattttaatatcaaaaataatttttaaaaaataaaaaaatattattttaatatattataaataaaaaatatttgaaaaataatcacacTTAAATATCCTTCAAATAAACTTTCTATCCCCGACTCTTTACTGTATTGAACTCAAGGCAGCCCATCATTTTAATGGGCTAAGACTGaagtataaatgaaaaaaaaaaaaaaaaaaactaaggaacAGACAGGTGCTCGTCGAGTCTCGTCCAAGCGACCCAAAGAAGACAACCTCTTGCTCTCTCGGTCTTCTTCCTCCATCGCTCGTGCCTTGTCCAGGCGACCCAAAGAAGACAACCTCTTGCTCTCTCGGTCTTCTTCCTCCATCGCTCGTGCCTTGTCCAGGCGACCCAAAGAAGACAGCTATATTTAAACAAAGCAATTAAATCTTAAGCAATGGTAAAAACCAAACAGCAGAAGTCCAAACCCAAGAAAACTCCCCATGTAAGTCTCTCTCCCCCACAAATTActgttttatattgattttatttttttaatattcaaattttctccttttccatCCTTACTGTCTCGGATTTTTATTCAATGCTATACTATATGTGaagtttctcttttttgttacTATTTATATGgggtggtggtttttttttttggtgttcaaaatcatttaatacaatattaaaatttgattaagcATATGAAAGTAACAAGGTTatcttttgattaaaaaaagttgCAAATTTGACACTGTACTTGATTAGTGGTGAAAAAGGTTAATTTAGTCCGCCCCATGTAGTTTTTGCTGCGTTTTAGGTGATGAAGTGATAAATTGTTTCTCTTTAGCCACTTAGATTCAGGcatgttaaaattttttgttgccTTTGATGTTATGTGGGAGGTGATCAAGTGAAATTTGTATGGTTTGCAGGTGAAAAAACAGGGAAAGCAGGCCAATATCGTGCAGTTTCGCGCTCAGCTTGATGCATTGGGCCTAAAAATTATCGAAGTGACTGCAgatggtaattgttttttcaggTCTGTGTTTATGGATTGCTGTTTGTTGCGTATTGTGTACTTTATTATGATATATTGGTGGGTTACATCATAAGCACATGTTTTGGAATTTTGATCTGTTTTACAGAATAATATCATTCTAATGTAACCTGGGGAAAGAATTATAGATGTATTTTGGAGCTGCTCTTTAGTCTTGCTTAAGGTGTTTACTCTTGTTCGTTTGCAGGGGACTTGCAGATCAGCTTGAAGGTAATGAGGAGGAACATGGAAAGTATCGCAGTATGGTGGTCCAGTATATAATGGTAAATGCCTTTTGTAAAAGAAACTTTTTATGTGGATTGAAAAAGAAACCGATGTCAGTATTAATTGTGTTAAGAATTTGCTTTCTATCAACTGTCAATGCATTCCTGTTGCATGTCAATGTGAAATTTCTCTTTGATTATGTTATAGCTATATTACTAGCCATACAAGATATGTGAGGAATATTTGTGTATATTAGCAAGCaactgatttgattttttacctCTCCCTGTCCCTCTCCATCTGTGCGTGTGTGCGCCTGCCTGCTTGTGTGCTTGTATGTGCTGCATGCATGTGTATGTTATTTGATTAATACTAACCTGCAAATCAATCTGATACTGGAGCTGTATTTACAGAACACTCGTGAAATGTTTGAACCCTTTATTGAGGATGACGTCCCATTTGATGAATACTGCCAATTGATGGAAAAGGATGGCACATGGGCTGGACATATGGAATTACAAGCAGCTTCTCTTGTTACGCATAGTAATATATGTGTTCACCGGGTGAGATTCTCCTTTTCATGCAGCTCTCATTTGTGTGCTTGTTTCCATACTAATGGAATTACTTGTAAAACTGCTACAACATTACTACAAGCTGATATGGATTGTCTACTTTCAGTTTCAAATTGTACTTCTATCCAGTGGAAGATTATATAACTGATATACCAATCCAATTTATCTTTGCACATATGCAGTATATGTACAAAGTGAACTGAATAAATGGACAGACATGTAAACTACACGCACAAAGAAAACATAAGAATGAAATGCACACAGATGTTCTCCCCTGCACTCATGGGCACAATGACACACTCACACACACTTTTTTACTTGATATGCTTCAAGAAGTTCTTGGACTCATATGCTCATTGTTTACTCGATACAGTACATGTCACCACGTTGGTACATCCGAAATTTTGATCAGCATGGAGCTCGTATGGTCCATTTGTAAGTATTCTTGAATATCTATGATGTTTGTAGCAATCTTTTCCATTGCATGTGTTTGGACCTTATAGAAGTGGAGAATCACCAAAATTAATGAATGCCCACTATACTCATATGATTTCTGTATGTGCATTTGATGGATGAATAACTAACTATGTATCTATCCCTTGCAGTTGGGACTATACCTTGattatttctattttgtgtATGACCACTGATTTTCAATTGCTAAGATTTTTCTTAAGAGTGCTAGATTTGATAATAGGAGTAATGTTTCAGTTATCCAATTTGATTTTCCTACCTTTCTTCAGATCTTATCATGATGAGGAACATTACAATAGTGTGCGGTCAAAGGATGACCCTTGTAATGGGCCAGCTCAGCCAATTATAATCAAGGTTTTTCTCTAGAGCTTCTATGATCCTTAGCAGTTATGTCTTTCTTATAAATTTATGTCATCTACTTTTAACCTGTAATTGGTAACAATATCCTGATCACTTCTAGTTTGTGAAAGGTTGATGCTGATCTTTCAGCAACATCTGTTCAAGCAAAAGCTGTGTCTAGCACTAAAGCAGGAATTGCAAAGGACAGTTTTGATGCAGGATCCCTTAAATTGGTCATGGCAGGAAGTGGTTGTGAAAATGCTGAGAAAGTCAAACAGGTAGAAATAGTCTCCTGCTATATGAAttgttttatagaaaataatgtCCCAATACTGCTGTTAATCTCTTACTAGGTTTTACTAGAAGTTGATGGTGATGTTGATGCTGCAATAGAGTTTTTAATAGCAGAGCAAGAATCAGATTCCTTTTCAGCAGAAAATAATTCCCTTTGTTCTGACACGAATATTTCTTATGGTAAAgtctttcattgtttttgttgcATGTTAAATAATCTTATGTTGGCTGCTGTTAGCTATCACTTTTTCATCCAGTTATGGAACTATTTGTGTGGTCTTCCTTGAAGAAATGAAGTGATGATTTTCTCTGATAAGCAAAATGTTTTCATGGAAATGATTTCCTTAGAGAATTTAATGGTTCTGTACACATTTCGGAAAGTTGGCTCTGACCTCTGAATGCCTTATCATTTAGTACATAGCATGGTTTCATAAGGAGTCCTTCTTCAGGGGTCAATTCTGTAAGGAATGGGAATATGATTcatctttttttgaatttatgctTTGATCTGCAGAATCagttctctccttttctttatattttacacAATCAAGATTTCTTAAAGCTGAGGCTGTTGTCGAAGgagaaatattatttgtgttgGTATCAATGATGTGGCACACTTTCCCTAGAATTTCAGCTTTAATTGAATGTCAGTCTGTGCTTGCattaaaatcaattgttttggGGATTGATATAATGCCaggatttagaagaaaaaattgttctAATTGTTCCTTGTGTATGCCTGCATGTACTTGTGTCTGTTATGAATACTGTACTCTTAAAGTCATCTGAAAAATTTGTTGAAAGACCTTTCTATGTCAGTCATCTCAGTAGGTCTTGCTTTTCAAGATATTCAGtgttgtttttacattttcttaTCCAATCTTCATAATTCTTATAATGTCAAGGAGATGGTGTAGACGGCAACTGTGAGCAATACAAGGACGAGCCTGTAACAAAGACCAACGAACAAGTTTCATCCAATAATCGCACCAAACAAACCCACGATGATAGCAGTTCCAGAGAAAATGGCAAGGTTTTCTATATACTAATATAGAACCCTTTGGTCGATTCTTCCTTGAAATTGGAGTCTGTTGGCGCTTGTcatttattcattaattttattactatCATAGTCAATCTTTGTGTTcctcattctcattcttgttgTCATTACTATGAACATTATTTTATTGTCGTTGTGTAACCGCAGAAGATTCCAAGAAACAAGGACTGTTCCTGTGgatccaaaaagaaacacaaggcATATTGTGGAGCTGTGAAGGGAAGATCGTCTACTAAGATTGCGTATGCTTCTTGAACTCTAGACCCTCTCTGTGTTGCTAATAAGATATTGCCTTTATTGGTGAAGATGGAATTTTTAGACACAAAAAACAGAAAGGAAGTTTCTCAAGTACTTCTCTTCACCATGATGTCGCTCATAACTAAGAAATGAGTTAGCCCTAGTTGACATGCTTCATTGattagtgattgtttttttttgtttactcaGTTATCACTGAAGTTTAATCATGCTCCCATCACCCCAACTGAAAGTTTGTTATCTAACACAGCATATTTGTTGTGTCAGTGACCGAAAAGTTGACTTTAGAAAAGgtagaaaagaaacaaagcacAACAAGAAAGGACATGCTGAATCCGTGCCATCCAGTGGATCTGATGGTTGGCTGCCTGACATGGGTGCTCTTTGTATATGACcatgaacttgatttttatgtgaGTGCCACTACCAGTTTATATGTCTTTACAACTTTCTGTTTCTTTTGAATTGTGAATTCGCATCATTGTTTTGCAAATCAAACGggattggtttttcttttaatggttCAGTAATTATTTTGTCATATAGTGATTTCAGTAAAATAAACCACTAACCTGCATTTGTTTAAACCGGCAAAACTTGGTTTTGACAATATAGAGCTAGTTTTCctgttgcatatatatatatatatatatttgaaagagGATTGAGATTTTGTATTTCCAACTGTAGTTATCTAGGACATGGTGAAcagaaataagagagagagatagagaaggaaaggaagagGTGGTGTATTGAGATGAGATGAAGTTTCCTGATGCAACTTCTAGATTATATGAATCTACGGAGTCAGCTATTTATGAACTGTTGACATTCTCAGCAATTTATGAACTGTTGACATTCTCACCACAACTGTTTTTCTTATCTATGCATATGAATTAGGCATTTACATGTGATTCAGTTTTGGTGAGGATGAGAGGGGAGCTAAACCcataaaatatgttattattagcttggtttgttttttactacAAGCTTTCTGATATGCTGAGCATCATTTTGGTTTTCCTCAGTGCAGGTCGGGATCGACCAATTGATGCCTGCCCCCCatcctaaatgaaaaaaaaataaaaaccctctGGGCAGTTCACCACCACCTAGTCAGGCAAGCTGGGTATCTACTGCCTGCCTTGAGGTCAGTGTTATGCCTCAGGTTGAATCTCATGCTTTATCCTCCACAAGTCGTCAATATATCTGAAAGCAAGCACGACGCACTAAAGAAGGGTTGTAACCAAGAAAAAgctattggaaaaaaaagaaggtgctGAGATCATGGTTCCcaagatttctttttataaagattCGTCTTCGGCAAAACTAAAACTATTCAGTTCAAAATAATACGAAGGGAAAGTAGAGGTAGGAGCTACAAATTTTGGTTTCTCTGAACATCTTCAGGATATTGACCATCCTGTTAgagaattaaaagaagaagataattttcTTCATGGGTTCCACTATGATAGTCCAATCTTGTATAGGGCCAGAAAATTAGCCTTCAGCCACTTGCTCCTTGTTGACAAGCTTTGTTTTGTCAAGGAATCACGGTAGTGTCTTTGTATGCATCGGCAGGTGCCTCTTGtccatttcatatatatatatatatatatatgataatgtTCCCTATTGTTTTGAGCTGGGGAGGAGGGAGGGCTTTAACCTGGACTGCCTTTCTGGATGTGGGGTGATTACCATTAAGTTGCCTCTGCTTGTCTACAGTGATTCTGCGTGCTAGTGATAAAGAATCATGTTCGCGTACTCGTGATGAAAGAATCAtgttcttcaatattttatttttcatttatgtgGTTCATACTTCATATTATATTTTGCTCATTATGATTGTTCTGCCGTCTaggggtgaaaaaaaaaactttaaaacctattaaaccgaaaaaacaaaaaacaaaaatataactgaaaaactaaaagaaacagattagaaagttattttaaaaaaaaaattcgttcGGTTTTGAAAAAACTGGACCGAATTGAACTAAAAAGAGTTCAAAAAGCCAGACCCTAGTCAATCCTAGCAACCCCCCTCAAAATCTCCCTGCCAAAAACCACAATTACTCTTTTTATCCACTGGACCCTCCCGAAATGACATTATTCAAGAACAATATGAAATGGATGTAGATGATGAAGGTGGCACTTCTGATCTTAGCATAAGCGTTTTTTAACccagaaaacaacaaaaacaacatataaaattgatgaaacaGAAGCGTTTCAAGTCATGCCCACTAAAAGAAGAACTATTTGACTCCGACTCGTTTTCTGACCTAGTAAAAAGAATCCCTCAAAAGATGGGTGTAATCTCGCTAGCCACTTAGATGCAGATGCAGATGCCAGTCACtacgacaacaacaacaagacgCTTATCCACCAAGACCGCCACACAAAAGTGGAAGGTCATGGCCGTAGGATCCGAATACCCACCACTTGTGCTGCCGGGATCTTCCAATTTACTGATAAAgtgtattttggttttttaacaatataaacTCGACCAACTAAACAGGAgtggtttaatttaaatttttttagatttaaaactcgaacaaaccaaacaaaaattatgAGGTTTTACTTATCTCTAAGACACAAATAactattcattataatagtAAAGGCCATAAATTGGCCTTCCAAGAAAAACCTATTGGCTTGGTTATTGGAGGCAAAAATGTGTTGTTATCATGATAgaattatctttaatatattatatagagttagatttgttatttttcttttctatgcaCAGCAAAATCACAACTATAGCCTTGgattaaaaaattcttatgcTTTAGGCTTAGAGGTGTTTATGTACTTTCTTTTTATCAGGTAGAGTGCAATTACATTGATCTTGGagacaaaacaattaaaactctCTTATAAGGgtgttttgatcattttttattggttttgttgTAGATTTTGAGGTTTCTTTGGGGTGTTATTCtaattatcatatatttaatattattttaaaaaaaccttctgGCGCGCATGTGCAATCGTGTGGACAACCCCACACTCGCTCCATAAGGACACCAAAAATGGTCTTTCAAGGTAGCGTTTGAAAGTTCTCAACACCCTCTATACGGTGATGTACGTGTGTAGGCAAAGCGCCGCCGGTTTGGCGCCGAagaccatttttatttttccttcttctctctctctccaccttGAAATTTGCACCACCCATGCAAAATTTTAGAGCAACCCCTgccatttatttttccttcacaTTTGGTCTGTATCttttttatcactattttttttattttaaaataagcCATGAAATTACAAGTGTTTTCTAATTTCACCctcttactattttttaatctataaataatctatcaaattccaaaagcttttttttttaatttcccccctataatttttttatcatttaaatttgatccttattattttagttgctatttattttgttatggatcattttatttaatttttttttaacaaatttcatctttcttgggttttttttctatcaaattttatcgccattgtttttgttgttgttttttcttttgtaagtttttttatcgatatttttttcacgatttcatcattcaaaattaatttttttttaaatttaaacttcttgattgagcACAAGTCTGAGATTTCACAAATTGCAGGTTTTAGATATTAGACTTGATTTAGGAGGTTCGCTAAAGtttgcttagtttttttgtcttttttttaacatgatgttgtcttatttttttatcctctttttttatgtttattttttgcgGTTTGATTCTACTCAATTAGTCCgctatagttttgttttttcaatttcacccctatagtttttaatctataaataatttatcaaattacaaatattttcttttatttcatcctgtgattttttcatgtttcaatttttttcctaattcttttcattgtgatttattttgtttggaatcctttttaaatttatttttcaaatttcatcctccttgggttttgttttttctctcaaatcttatcctcattcttttttgttgctatttttatttgcttttgcaagttatttttttaataattttcaatgatttcattattcaaaattaaattggttaagaGTTAAGTCTCTTGATTAAAAccaattttagaatttaatgagTTGCATGTTTTTGAGATTACATCAAGTTTAAGAGGATTATCTGAGTTtgcttagttgttttttttttcttttttaaaagcttatgtttttttttctttttagtttttctttgttattttttacggTTTACCTTCTATTAGATCAACATTAGGTTCTTTGATAATCCAAATAGAATTAGGTTTGTTCTTTCGACCGTTTTTTCTTTGTtcgtttatttattgttgttgcattttttttcatgttgtttaGATAACCACTTGATCCAATAACTTAGgacttggattattttttactgtaacattttattttgcttcaaaaaaaaattgctctaACCACGACAAAGCACGGGTAACAAATCTAGTTATCACTAAAGATCATACAAGACATAGAACTAAACTAGATTTGTTATGCGCTTTGTCATGGATTgaaatacttttgttttttgaagtaaaaaaatactagGGTAAAAATCCAAGATCCAAGTCATTAGTTCAATtggtaaattaaataaaataaacaaaaaaaatgcaacaaaaataaataaactaataaaaaaacaacgaaagaaggtaaaaaaaaaaaactagactcGAGTCTATTTGcattatcaaacaactcaatattgaagggtgaaactataaaaaaaaaacaatttaaaaaaaaccacattaaATTGGGTAAACTCGAAAACCCTGAGACCATGGGcataatattgagataatatcatagaaaaaaaaaagcaatgataaaagtttgaatgatgaaattaaaataaatcaatttaaaaaaataaaaaaaataaactcatgtTAACATTTAAAACCGATAATCCTAGTCATGAACCCAGAGCTAACTCAATTGAAGAAAagccacaaaaaaataaaatgcaacaacaataaataaactgataaaaaataaaactaaaaaaaaagtaaaaagaactAGACATGAGTCCATCCAGATTGTGAaactatatat from Populus trichocarpa isolate Nisqually-1 chromosome 5, P.trichocarpa_v4.1, whole genome shotgun sequence includes these protein-coding regions:
- the LOC7489743 gene encoding OVARIAN TUMOR DOMAIN-containing deubiquitinating enzyme 7 isoform X4, yielding MVKTKQQKSKPKKTPHVKKQGKQANIVQFRAQLDALGLKIIEVTADGNCFFRGLADQLEGNEEEHGKYRSMVVQYIMNTREMFEPFIEDDVPFDEYCQLMEKDGTWAGHMELQAASLVTHSNICVHRYMSPRWYIRNFDQHGARMVHLSYHDEEHYNSVRSKDDPCNGPAQPIIIKVDADLSATSVQAKAVSSTKAGIAKDSFDAGSLKLVMAGSGCENAEKVKQVLLEVDGDVDAAIEFLIAEQESDSFSAENNSLCSDTNISYGDGVDGNCEQYKDEPVTKTNEQVSSNNRTKQTHDDSSSRENGKIPRNKDCSCGSKKKHKAYCGAVKGRSSTKIADRKVDFRKGRKETKHNKKGHAESVPSSGSDGWLPDMGALCI
- the LOC7489743 gene encoding OVARIAN TUMOR DOMAIN-containing deubiquitinating enzyme 7 isoform X2, whose protein sequence is MVKTKQQKSKPKKTPHVKKQGKQANIVQFRAQLDALGLKIIEVTADGNCFFRGLADQLEGNEEEHGKYRSMVVQYIMNTREMFEPFIEDDVPFDEYCQLMEKDGTWAGHMELQAASLVTHSNICVHRYMSPRWYIRNFDQHGARMVHLSYHDEEHYNSVRSKDDPCNGPAQPIIIKVDADLSATSVQAKAVSSTKAGIAKDSFDAGSLKLVMAGSGCENAEKVKQVLLEVDGDVDAAIEFLIAEQESDSFSAENNSLCSDTNISYECQGDGVDGNCEQYKDEPVTKTNEQVSSNNRTKQTHDDSSSRENGKIPRNKDCSCGSKKKHKAYCGAVKGRSSTKIADRKVDFRKGRKETKHNKKGHAESVPSSGSDGWLPDMGALCI
- the LOC7489743 gene encoding OVARIAN TUMOR DOMAIN-containing deubiquitinating enzyme 7 isoform X5, with protein sequence MVKTKQQKSKPKKTPHVKKQGKQANIVQFRAQLDALGLKIIEVTADGNCFFRGLADQLEGNEEEHGKYRSMVVQYIMNTREMFEPFIEDDVPFDEYCQLMEKDGTWAGHMELQAASLVTHSNICVHRYMSPRWYIRNFDQHGARMVHLSYHDEEHYNSVRSKDDPCNGPAQPIIIKVDADLSATSVQAKAVSSTKAGIAKDSFDAGSLKLVMAGSGCENAEKVKQVLLEVDGDVDAAIEFLIAEQESDSFSAENNSLCSDTNISYECQGDGVDGNCEQYKDEPVTKTNEQVSSNNRTKQTHDDSSSRENEDSKKQGLFLWIQKETQGILWSCEGKIVY
- the LOC7489743 gene encoding OVARIAN TUMOR DOMAIN-containing deubiquitinating enzyme 7 isoform X1, producing the protein MVKTKQQKSKPKKTPHVKKQGKQANIVQFRAQLDALGLKIIEVTADGNCFFRGLADQLEGNEEEHGKYRSMVVQYIMNTREMFEPFIEDDVPFDEYCQLMEKDGTWAGHMELQAASLVTHSNICVHRYMSPRWYIRNFDQHGARMVHLSYHDEEHYNSVRSKDDPCNGPAQPIIIKVDADLSATSVQAKAVSSTKAGIAKDSFDAGSLKLVMAGSGCENAEKVKQVLLEVDGDVDAAIEFLIAEQESDSFSAENNSLCSDTNISYECQGDGVDGNCEQYKDEPVTKTNEQVSSNNRTKQTHDDSSSRENGKKIPRNKDCSCGSKKKHKAYCGAVKGRSSTKIADRKVDFRKGRKETKHNKKGHAESVPSSGSDGWLPDMGALCI
- the LOC7489743 gene encoding OVARIAN TUMOR DOMAIN-containing deubiquitinating enzyme 7 isoform X3, with the protein product MVKTKQQKSKPKKTPHVKKQGKQANIVQFRAQLDALGLKIIEVTADGNCFFRGLADQLEGNEEEHGKYRSMVVQYIMNTREMFEPFIEDDVPFDEYCQLMEKDGTWAGHMELQAASLVTHSNICVHRYMSPRWYIRNFDQHGARMVHLSYHDEEHYNSVRSKDDPCNGPAQPIIIKVDADLSATSVQAKAVSSTKAGIAKDSFDAGSLKLVMAGSGCENAEKVKQVLLEVDGDVDAAIEFLIAEQESDSFSAENNSLCSDTNISYGDGVDGNCEQYKDEPVTKTNEQVSSNNRTKQTHDDSSSRENGKKIPRNKDCSCGSKKKHKAYCGAVKGRSSTKIADRKVDFRKGRKETKHNKKGHAESVPSSGSDGWLPDMGALCI